One window of the Mycobacterium xenopi genome contains the following:
- a CDS encoding sensor histidine kinase gives MTASTPAGDASFVHSAMLYRSRRECLDFAVAFVADGMRNYEPVWLGLPPDKLASLSSALGPMTDDAEVTLADITEVGRNPGRLLGLAGAFVERHRHRPVRLIGEAVWAGRSAVEYPACVQHEALVNLAFDGRRVTAVCLYDASRLADQVLADARVTHPLIWSAGSYRPSPDYAVGVALERCNEPLATSPAAVTYTVAEFADLSPARQQGSRYGRLLGLSADGIADLQLIITELATNSLQHGNGKCWLAFWEHDGHLVCEARDTGFLDDPLAGRRPPSGEETSPRGLFVVNALADLVRIHTTPGGTTIQAFLRLDRAAEDGR, from the coding sequence ATGACCGCGAGTACACCGGCCGGAGACGCCAGCTTCGTGCACTCGGCGATGCTCTATCGCTCCCGGCGGGAGTGTCTGGATTTCGCGGTGGCGTTCGTCGCCGACGGCATGCGCAACTACGAGCCGGTGTGGCTGGGCCTACCTCCCGACAAGCTGGCATCGCTGTCCAGCGCACTAGGGCCGATGACCGACGACGCAGAGGTGACACTGGCCGACATCACCGAGGTGGGCCGCAATCCGGGCCGGCTGCTGGGGCTGGCGGGTGCTTTCGTGGAGCGGCATCGCCACCGGCCCGTCCGGCTGATCGGCGAAGCGGTGTGGGCGGGCCGCAGCGCAGTCGAATACCCGGCCTGCGTGCAGCACGAGGCGTTGGTCAACCTGGCATTCGACGGTCGGCGGGTGACCGCGGTATGCCTGTACGACGCGTCGCGGTTGGCCGACCAGGTCCTGGCGGACGCTCGGGTCACGCATCCGCTGATTTGGTCGGCCGGCTCGTACCGGCCCAGCCCTGACTACGCGGTCGGCGTGGCGCTTGAGCGCTGCAACGAGCCGCTGGCCACCAGCCCCGCCGCGGTGACCTACACCGTCGCGGAATTCGCCGATCTCAGCCCCGCCCGCCAGCAAGGCAGCCGGTACGGCAGGTTGCTGGGCCTTAGCGCGGACGGCATCGCCGACCTGCAACTGATCATCACCGAATTGGCCACCAACAGCCTGCAGCACGGCAACGGGAAATGCTGGCTCGCGTTCTGGGAACACGACGGGCACCTGGTCTGCGAGGCGCGCGACACCGGATTTCTCGACGACCCGCTGGCCGGCCGACGACCGCCGAGCGGGGAGGAGACGAGCCCCCGCGGGCTGTTCGTCGTCAACGCCCTGGCCGACCTCGTGCGCATCCACACAACGCCGGGGGGTACGACCATCCAGGCGTTTCTGCGGCTGGACCGGGCCGCCGAGGATGGCCGGTGA
- a CDS encoding SGNH/GDSL hydrolase family protein, whose product MKRYVALGSSMAAGPGIRPRAKGAPWGSGRSARNYPHLVARRLNLDLVDVTFSGATTANILAERQRGTPPQIDALDGSEALVTITIGGNDVGYIPLLMAAALPRAARMLPNIRALLDRDAREQALGQVGDSLRAVGAAVRRRAPGARVLFVDYLTMLPPAGRSAAPLSPADADLGRHVAARLADLTAAAAEASGCELVRAGLASRDHHAWSSDPWTVGAAWPLPWRTAPFHPNAAGMRAVAEMVTAQVGAQLG is encoded by the coding sequence ATGAAACGTTATGTGGCGCTGGGAAGTTCGATGGCAGCCGGCCCCGGCATCCGGCCGCGGGCCAAGGGCGCGCCGTGGGGGTCGGGCCGATCGGCCCGCAATTACCCGCATCTGGTCGCCCGGCGGCTGAACCTTGATCTAGTCGACGTCACGTTTTCCGGTGCGACGACCGCGAACATTCTCGCCGAACGTCAACGTGGCACGCCGCCGCAGATCGACGCCCTGGACGGTTCGGAGGCACTGGTCACCATCACGATCGGCGGAAACGACGTCGGCTACATCCCGCTGTTGATGGCCGCGGCCCTGCCCCGGGCGGCGCGGATGCTGCCCAACATCCGCGCGCTGCTGGACCGCGATGCCCGCGAGCAGGCGCTCGGTCAGGTCGGCGACTCGTTGCGCGCGGTCGGGGCGGCGGTGCGCCGGCGCGCCCCGGGCGCGCGGGTGCTCTTCGTCGACTACCTGACCATGCTGCCGCCGGCCGGGCGGAGCGCAGCGCCGCTGTCGCCGGCCGACGCCGACCTGGGCCGGCACGTCGCTGCACGCTTGGCGGACCTGACCGCCGCGGCCGCCGAGGCCAGCGGATGTGAGCTGGTGCGCGCCGGGCTGGCCAGCCGGGACCACCACGCCTGGTCGTCGGACCCCTGGACCGTCGGGGCAGCGTGGCCACTGCCGTGGCGGACGGCGCCGTTTCACCCCAACGCCGCGGGGATGCGCGCCGTCGCGGAAATGGTCACGGCACAGGTAGGTGCCCAGCTTGGCTGA
- a CDS encoding thiazole synthase — translation MADAKLTIAGRSFSSRLIMGTGGATNLAVLEEALVASGTELTTVAMRRVDAEGGTGMLDLLNRLGITPLPNTAGCRSAAEAVLTAQLAREALGTEWVKLEVIADERTLLPDPVELVRAAEQLVDDGFVVLPYTNDDPVLARRLEDIGCAAVMPLGSPIGTGLGIANPHNIEMIVAAAGVPVVLDAGIGTASDAALAMELGCDAVLLASAVTRAADPPAMAAAMAAAVTAGYLARRAGRIPKRFWAHASSPPL, via the coding sequence GTGGCTGATGCGAAGTTGACGATCGCCGGCCGCAGCTTTTCGTCCCGGCTGATCATGGGCACCGGCGGGGCGACGAACCTGGCGGTGCTCGAGGAGGCGTTGGTGGCGTCGGGCACCGAGCTCACCACCGTCGCGATGCGCCGGGTCGATGCCGAGGGCGGAACCGGGATGCTCGATCTGCTGAACCGGCTCGGCATCACCCCGCTGCCCAACACCGCCGGGTGCCGCAGCGCTGCCGAAGCGGTGCTGACGGCGCAGCTGGCCCGTGAGGCGCTGGGCACCGAATGGGTCAAGCTGGAAGTCATCGCCGACGAGCGCACCCTGCTGCCCGATCCAGTCGAATTAGTAAGGGCCGCAGAACAATTAGTCGACGACGGATTTGTGGTGCTGCCCTATACCAACGACGACCCGGTGCTGGCCAGACGGCTGGAGGACATCGGGTGCGCGGCGGTGATGCCGCTGGGGTCACCGATCGGCACCGGCCTGGGCATCGCGAACCCGCACAACATCGAAATGATCGTTGCCGCCGCCGGTGTGCCGGTGGTGCTCGACGCCGGCATCGGCACGGCCAGCGACGCCGCGCTGGCCATGGAACTGGGCTGCGACGCGGTGCTGCTGGCCAGCGCGGTGACCCGGGCCGCCGACCCGCCCGCGATGGCCGCCGCGATGGCCGCCGCCGTCACCGCTGGCTATCTGGCCCGCCGCGCCGGGCGCATCCCGAAACGGTTCTGGGCGCACGCTTCCAGTCCACCATTGTGA
- the thiS gene encoding sulfur carrier protein ThiS yields the protein MIVLVNEQRVQVDEQTTVAGLLQTLGYPDRGIAVALDQAVLPRNQWQTTLCDGARLEVVTAVQGG from the coding sequence ATGATCGTTCTGGTCAACGAGCAACGGGTCCAGGTTGACGAGCAGACCACGGTGGCCGGGCTGCTGCAGACGCTGGGCTACCCCGACCGTGGTATCGCGGTGGCGCTGGACCAAGCTGTGCTTCCCCGAAACCAGTGGCAGACAACGCTTTGCGATGGTGCACGGCTCGAGGTGGTGACGGCGGTGCAGGGTGGCTGA
- the thiO gene encoding glycine oxidase ThiO, protein MSPGLGSLAVVGGGVIGLSVARRAAQAGWSVRVHRSGEPGASWVAAGMLAPHSEGWPGEERLLHLGLESLRLWHDSDFLDGLAPQVITARESLVVAVDSADAAELRTVAGWLSAQGHPVVWESAARDVEPLLAQGIRHGFRAPTELAVDNRAVLDGLVAACERLGVRWAGPVHELDSVDADAVVIANGIDAPTLWPGLPIRPVKGEVLRLRWRKGCMPVPQRVIRARVHGRQVYLVPRADGVVVGATQYEHGRDTAPVVSGVRDLLDDACAVLPALGEYELAECAAGLRPMTPDNLPLVRRLDERTLVAAGHGRNGFLLAPWTAEQIVSELIPVGAHR, encoded by the coding sequence ATGTCACCGGGCCTGGGATCGCTGGCCGTCGTCGGCGGCGGCGTCATCGGGCTGTCGGTGGCGCGCCGAGCGGCCCAGGCCGGCTGGTCGGTGCGGGTGCACCGCAGCGGCGAACCCGGCGCGTCCTGGGTGGCCGCCGGCATGCTGGCCCCCCACAGCGAAGGCTGGCCAGGTGAGGAACGGCTGTTACACCTAGGTCTGGAGTCGCTGCGGCTCTGGCATGACAGCGATTTTCTGGACGGGTTGGCGCCGCAGGTGATCACCGCGCGCGAATCGCTGGTGGTGGCCGTCGACTCGGCCGATGCGGCCGAGTTGCGCACCGTCGCGGGCTGGCTGTCCGCCCAGGGCCACCCGGTGGTGTGGGAGTCCGCTGCCCGCGATGTGGAACCCCTGTTGGCGCAGGGAATTCGGCATGGTTTTCGGGCGCCCACCGAGCTTGCGGTCGACAATCGTGCCGTGCTGGACGGCTTGGTGGCAGCCTGCGAGCGACTGGGCGTCCGGTGGGCCGGGCCCGTGCACGAGCTGGACAGCGTCGACGCCGACGCGGTGGTGATCGCCAACGGCATCGACGCCCCGACGCTGTGGCCCGGCTTGCCGATCCGGCCGGTGAAGGGCGAGGTGCTGCGGCTGCGTTGGCGCAAAGGCTGTATGCCGGTGCCGCAGCGGGTGATTCGGGCCCGGGTGCACGGCCGGCAGGTGTATCTGGTGCCGCGCGCCGACGGGGTGGTGGTCGGTGCCACCCAATACGAGCACGGCCGCGACACCGCACCGGTCGTCTCCGGTGTGCGTGATCTGCTCGACGATGCCTGCGCCGTGCTGCCGGCCCTCGGCGAATACGAGCTGGCCGAGTGCGCCGCGGGGCTTCGGCCGATGACACCGGACAACCTTCCGCTGGTGCGGCGCCTCGACGAGCGCACCCTGGTCGCCGCCGGGCACGGGCGCAATGGGTTCCTGCTGGCGCCGTGGACTGCCGAACAGATCGTGTCCGAACTGATTCCGGTGGGAGCGCACAGATGA
- the thiE gene encoding thiamine phosphate synthase — translation MHETRSRLAAARLYLCTDARRERGDLAEFAEAALAGGVDIIQLRDKGSVGEQRFGPLEARDELAALEILAEAARRHAALVAVNDRADIARAAGADVLHLGQNDLPLAVAREIVGRHTLIGRSTHDVEQVAAAVAEDADYFCVGPCWPTPTKPGRPAPGLQLVRVAAEIAGEKPWFAIGGIDAARLPQVLEAGARRIVVVRAITAADDPKAAAKRLSSALAAAR, via the coding sequence GTGCACGAAACCCGCAGCCGTCTGGCCGCAGCCCGGCTCTACCTGTGCACCGATGCCCGCCGTGAGCGCGGTGACTTGGCTGAGTTCGCCGAGGCCGCGCTGGCCGGGGGGGTCGACATCATCCAGCTGCGCGACAAGGGGTCGGTCGGCGAGCAGCGGTTCGGCCCCCTCGAAGCGCGCGACGAGCTCGCGGCGCTGGAGATCCTCGCCGAGGCCGCCCGCCGCCACGCGGCCCTGGTCGCGGTCAACGACCGCGCCGATATCGCCCGCGCCGCCGGCGCCGACGTGCTGCACCTGGGCCAAAACGACCTGCCGCTGGCGGTGGCGCGCGAGATCGTGGGTCGCCACACGCTGATCGGCCGGTCCACTCACGACGTCGAGCAGGTCGCCGCCGCGGTCGCCGAGGATGCCGACTACTTCTGCGTTGGCCCCTGCTGGCCCACCCCCACCAAGCCGGGCCGGCCGGCGCCGGGCCTGCAACTGGTGCGTGTCGCCGCCGAAATAGCTGGCGAGAAGCCGTGGTTCGCCATCGGCGGCATCGACGCGGCGCGGCTGCCGCAAGTGCTCGAGGCCGGTGCCCGCCGGATCGTGGTGGTACGGGCCATCACGGCCGCCGACGACCCGAAGGCCGCGGCGAAACGGCTCAGTTCGGCGCTTGCAGCAGCGCGCTGA
- a CDS encoding NUDIX hydrolase produces MRGDGDGWVISDSGARYWGRYGAAGLLLRAPRPDGTPAVLLQHRAWWSHQGGTWGLPGGARDSHETPEQTAVREACEEAGLPTERLAVRGVVVTAEVFGARGAHWTYTTVVADAGELLTAVPNGESAELRWVAEDEVADLPLHPGFAASWQRLRTAPATVPLHAADERRLRLPCTVEVEAGVFVWCMPGPPDQAPSQLTDRISALLQAPN; encoded by the coding sequence GTGCGCGGCGACGGTGACGGATGGGTGATCTCCGACAGCGGCGCCCGCTATTGGGGTCGCTACGGTGCGGCAGGTTTGCTGCTGCGCGCGCCGCGCCCCGACGGCACACCCGCCGTGCTGCTGCAGCACCGGGCGTGGTGGAGCCACCAAGGCGGAACCTGGGGTCTGCCCGGCGGCGCCCGCGACAGCCACGAGACCCCTGAGCAGACCGCGGTCCGGGAGGCGTGCGAGGAGGCGGGCCTGCCCACCGAACGGCTGGCGGTGCGCGGCGTGGTGGTCACCGCCGAGGTTTTCGGGGCTCGCGGTGCTCACTGGACCTACACCACCGTCGTCGCTGACGCGGGCGAATTGCTGACCGCGGTCCCCAACGGCGAAAGCGCCGAGCTGCGCTGGGTCGCCGAAGACGAGGTGGCCGACCTGCCGTTGCATCCCGGTTTCGCCGCCAGCTGGCAGCGGCTGCGCACCGCCCCGGCCACCGTGCCGCTGCATGCCGCCGACGAACGGCGGCTACGGTTGCCGTGCACGGTGGAGGTCGAGGCCGGGGTGTTCGTCTGGTGCATGCCCGGCCCGCCGGATCAGGCGCCCTCGCAGCTGACCGACCGGATCAGCGCGCTGCTGCAAGCGCCGAACTGA
- the glnX gene encoding protein kinase G-activating protein GlnX → MTVELAHPSTEPLGSRSPTEPAHPRWWFIATTPGRILTIGIILAALGGASAFATSTTINHRQHALSTVLNHTEPLAFAAGRLYTTLSVADAAAATAFIAQAEPRTVRQRYEQAITDAAVAVTRASSGLTDEPLGKCGRGESAVLLLGRINAELAVYTGLIEIARTNNRAGNPVGASYLSEASALMQSTILPDAQCLYQATSARVDTETTASTQIPAPVILVVATTIVFGAYAHRWLARRTRRRINPGLIVGALAILVMVVWVGTALTISTTGSRSAKDTAAESLKTITNLAITAQQARADETLALIRRGDEEVRKQSFYQRIDSMHQQLAQYLSRPDAVDRSDLQGADQLLDRWRQANDRINSYIAVGNYRAATEVALGRGEDDSTPAFDKLDEALGKTMQQSREQLRTDILNARRGLSGATVGAVVLSLGAAIAVALGLWPRLNEYR, encoded by the coding sequence GTGACCGTGGAGTTGGCGCATCCGTCGACCGAGCCGTTGGGGTCACGGTCGCCGACCGAACCGGCTCACCCGCGTTGGTGGTTCATCGCGACCACACCGGGCCGCATCCTCACCATCGGCATCATCTTGGCGGCGCTCGGCGGGGCCAGCGCATTCGCCACCTCGACCACCATCAACCATCGCCAGCACGCGCTGTCCACTGTGCTCAACCACACCGAGCCGCTGGCATTCGCCGCCGGGCGGCTCTACACCACGTTGTCGGTGGCCGACGCCGCAGCCGCGACCGCATTCATCGCCCAAGCCGAGCCGCGCACCGTGCGGCAGCGCTACGAGCAAGCGATCACCGACGCCGCAGTGGCGGTGACCCGGGCGTCGAGTGGGCTGACCGACGAGCCGCTGGGGAAGTGCGGTCGCGGCGAGTCGGCGGTGTTGCTGCTTGGCAGGATCAACGCCGAACTGGCCGTCTACACCGGGTTGATCGAGATCGCGCGCACCAACAACCGAGCCGGCAACCCGGTCGGCGCGTCGTATCTGTCGGAGGCTTCGGCGTTGATGCAGTCGACGATCCTGCCCGACGCGCAATGCCTTTACCAAGCGACTTCGGCGCGGGTGGATACCGAAACCACTGCCTCCACCCAGATTCCCGCGCCGGTGATCCTGGTCGTCGCCACGACGATCGTCTTCGGCGCGTACGCGCACCGCTGGTTGGCCCGGCGCACCAGGCGGCGGATCAACCCCGGTCTGATTGTCGGCGCGCTCGCGATCCTGGTTATGGTGGTTTGGGTGGGGACGGCGCTGACGATTTCCACGACCGGCAGCCGCAGCGCGAAAGACACTGCGGCAGAATCACTTAAGACCATCACGAATCTCGCGATCACCGCCCAGCAGGCGCGCGCCGACGAAACCCTGGCGCTGATCCGGCGCGGCGATGAAGAGGTCCGCAAACAGTCCTTCTACCAACGCATCGACAGCATGCATCAGCAGCTCGCGCAGTATCTGTCGCGACCCGATGCCGTCGACCGAAGCGACCTGCAAGGCGCCGACCAGTTGCTGGACCGATGGCGGCAGGCCAACGACCGGATCAACTCCTACATCGCGGTCGGCAACTACCGGGCCGCCACCGAGGTGGCGTTGGGCCGCGGCGAAGACGACTCCACCCCCGCGTTCGACAAGCTCGACGAGGCGCTGGGCAAGACCATGCAACAAAGTCGCGAGCAACTGCGCACCGACATCCTCAACGCGCGCCGCGGATTGTCCGGCGCCACCGTGGGCGCCGTGGTGCTGAGCCTGGGGGCCGCTATCGCGGTCGCCCTGGGCCTGTGGCCCCGGCTGAACGAGTACCGGTGA
- a CDS encoding glutamate ABC transporter substrate-binding protein, translated as MTRMPTIRSRWTVLVFAAATVLAGCGQPAPQVVESVPTLPPPTPAGMQELPVQPPLPRTNSHDDCDLTASLRPFPTKAEADDAVAGIRARGRLIVGLDIGSNLFSFRDPITGEITGFDVDIAGEVARDIFGTPSAVEYRILASDERVTALQKSLVDIVVKTMTITCERRKLVNFSTVYLDAYQRILAPRDSAITKPADLPGKRVCVAKGTTSLRRIREIAPPPIIVSVVNWADCLVTLQQRQVDAVSTDDSILAGLVSQDPYLHIVGPNMDTQPYGIGINLNNTGLVRFVNGTLERIRRDGTWNTLYRKWLTVLGPAPAPPAARYLD; from the coding sequence ATGACGCGTATGCCCACGATCCGGTCGCGGTGGACAGTCCTGGTGTTCGCCGCGGCAACCGTGCTGGCTGGCTGCGGCCAGCCGGCGCCGCAGGTGGTGGAGTCGGTGCCGACGTTGCCGCCGCCCACGCCGGCCGGTATGCAAGAGCTGCCGGTGCAGCCGCCGCTTCCGCGGACGAACTCCCACGACGACTGCGATCTCACCGCAAGCCTGCGCCCGTTTCCCACCAAAGCCGAAGCCGACGACGCGGTGGCCGGCATCCGCGCCCGCGGCCGGCTGATCGTCGGGCTCGACATCGGCAGCAACCTGTTCAGCTTCCGCGATCCGATCACCGGTGAGATCACCGGCTTCGACGTCGATATCGCCGGCGAGGTGGCCCGCGACATCTTCGGCACCCCATCCGCGGTCGAGTACCGGATCTTGGCGTCCGACGAACGGGTGACCGCGCTGCAGAAGTCACTGGTCGACATCGTCGTCAAAACCATGACGATCACGTGCGAGCGGCGCAAGCTGGTCAACTTCTCCACCGTGTATCTCGACGCCTACCAGCGCATCCTGGCTCCCCGCGATTCGGCGATCACCAAACCCGCCGACCTGCCGGGCAAGCGGGTCTGCGTGGCAAAGGGCACCACGTCGCTGCGGCGGATCCGAGAGATCGCGCCGCCACCGATCATCGTGTCCGTGGTGAACTGGGCCGACTGCCTGGTGACGTTGCAGCAGCGCCAGGTTGACGCCGTCAGCACCGACGACTCCATCCTGGCCGGCCTGGTGTCGCAGGATCCTTACCTGCACATCGTCGGGCCAAATATGGACACCCAGCCCTACGGCATCGGGATCAACCTCAACAACACCGGGCTGGTGCGGTTCGTCAACGGCACGCTGGAACGTATCCGCCGCGACGGCACCTGGAACACGTTGTACCGCAAGTGGTTAACGGTCTTGGGTCCGGCGCCGGCCCCGCCCGCCGCGAGGTATTTGGACTGA
- a CDS encoding serine/threonine-protein kinase PknG yields the protein MADPRDRGREEQGLHDEGPGTQPADSASMRRAMSTRAIFRPEFDDSERTSVPTVDIEPPQRLPTTATRTVPPVRKLGGGLVEVPRVPYTDPLEALMQNPVVPESRRFCWNCGRPVGRSGPDGRAASEGWCPYCGSPYSFLPQLNPGDIVAGQYEVKGCIAHGGLGWVYLAFDKNVNDRPVVLKGLVHSGDAEAQKMAMAERQFLAEVVHPSIVQIFNFVQHPDRHGEPVGYIVMEYVGGQSLKRAKGEKLPVAEAIAYILEILPALGYLHSIGLVYNDLKPENIMLTEEQLKLIDLGAVSRINSFGYLYGTPGYQAPEIVRTGPTVATDIYTVGRTLAALTLNLPTRNGRYVEGLPDDDPVLAKYDSFARLLRRAIDPDPRRRFASAEEMSGQLMGVLREVVAQDTGVPRPGLSTIFSRSRSTFGVDLLVAHTDVYLDGQVHSEKLTAKEIVTALQVPLVDPADVAAPLLQATVLSQPVQTLDSLRAFRHGSLDDEGIDLSESVELPLMEVRALLDLGDVGNATRKLDDLAERVGWRWRLVWYRAVSELLTGDYDSAIQHFTEVLDTFPGELAPKMALAATHELAGTGEQEKFYRTVWQTDNGVISAAFGLARALLAAGDRAGAVRTLDEVPATSRHFTTARLTSAVTLLSARSRKEITEEEIRDAARRVEALPPTEPRVLQIRALVLGTAMDWLENHEASTNHILGYPFTRHGLRLGVEASLRSLARVAPTQAHRYTLVDMANRVRPTSTF from the coding sequence ATGGCCGACCCCAGGGACCGCGGACGCGAAGAGCAGGGCCTGCACGACGAGGGCCCCGGCACCCAGCCGGCCGACTCGGCCTCGATGCGGCGCGCGATGTCCACCCGCGCGATCTTCCGCCCCGAGTTCGACGACTCCGAGCGCACCTCTGTGCCCACGGTCGACATCGAGCCACCGCAGCGGTTGCCGACCACCGCGACGCGCACGGTCCCGCCAGTGCGAAAGCTGGGTGGCGGCCTGGTGGAAGTGCCCCGAGTGCCCTATACCGACCCGCTCGAAGCCTTGATGCAGAACCCGGTCGTGCCGGAGTCGCGGCGGTTCTGCTGGAACTGCGGCCGTCCGGTGGGTCGCTCCGGCCCGGACGGCAGGGCGGCCTCGGAGGGCTGGTGCCCGTATTGCGGAAGCCCGTATTCGTTTCTGCCGCAACTGAATCCGGGTGACATCGTCGCCGGCCAGTACGAGGTGAAGGGTTGCATCGCGCACGGCGGGCTGGGCTGGGTGTACCTGGCGTTCGACAAGAACGTCAACGACCGCCCGGTGGTGCTCAAAGGCCTGGTGCATTCCGGCGACGCCGAGGCGCAAAAGATGGCGATGGCCGAACGGCAGTTCCTGGCCGAGGTGGTGCACCCGTCGATCGTCCAGATCTTCAATTTCGTCCAGCACCCGGACCGCCACGGGGAACCGGTCGGCTACATCGTGATGGAGTATGTCGGCGGGCAGTCGCTCAAGCGGGCCAAGGGCGAGAAGCTTCCGGTCGCCGAGGCGATCGCCTACATCCTGGAAATCCTGCCCGCGCTCGGCTACCTGCATTCCATCGGCTTGGTCTACAACGACCTCAAGCCGGAGAACATCATGCTCACCGAGGAGCAGCTCAAGCTGATCGACCTCGGCGCGGTGTCGCGGATCAACTCGTTCGGCTACCTCTACGGCACCCCCGGCTATCAGGCCCCCGAGATTGTCCGGACCGGCCCGACGGTGGCCACCGACATCTACACGGTGGGACGCACCTTGGCGGCGTTGACGTTGAATCTGCCCACCCGCAACGGCCGCTACGTGGAAGGGCTGCCCGACGACGACCCGGTGCTGGCCAAATACGACTCGTTCGCCCGGCTGCTGCGTCGGGCCATCGACCCCGACCCGCGGCGGCGGTTCGCCAGCGCCGAAGAGATGTCCGGACAACTGATGGGCGTGCTGCGTGAGGTGGTCGCCCAGGACACCGGGGTGCCGCGGCCGGGCCTCTCCACGATCTTTTCCCGCTCGCGCTCCACGTTCGGTGTCGACCTGCTGGTCGCACACACCGACGTGTACCTCGACGGGCAGGTGCATTCGGAGAAGCTGACCGCCAAGGAGATCGTCACCGCCCTGCAAGTGCCGCTGGTCGATCCGGCCGACGTGGCCGCGCCGTTGCTGCAGGCCACCGTGCTGTCGCAGCCGGTGCAGACCCTGGATTCGTTGCGCGCGTTCCGCCACGGCTCCCTGGACGACGAGGGCATCGACTTGTCGGAGTCGGTCGAGCTGCCGCTGATGGAAGTGCGGGCGCTGCTAGACCTCGGCGACGTCGGCAACGCCACCCGCAAACTCGACGACCTCGCCGAACGGGTCGGCTGGCGGTGGCGGCTGGTGTGGTATCGGGCGGTGTCGGAGCTGCTGACCGGCGACTACGACTCGGCCATCCAGCATTTCACCGAGGTGCTGGACACCTTCCCCGGTGAACTGGCCCCCAAGATGGCGCTGGCGGCCACCCACGAACTGGCCGGCACCGGCGAGCAGGAGAAGTTCTACCGCACCGTCTGGCAAACCGACAATGGGGTGATCTCGGCGGCATTCGGCTTGGCCAGGGCACTGCTGGCCGCAGGCGACCGGGCCGGCGCGGTGCGCACCCTCGACGAAGTGCCAGCCACCTCAAGGCATTTCACCACAGCGCGACTGACCAGCGCGGTGACGCTGTTGTCGGCGCGTTCGCGGAAAGAGATCACCGAGGAGGAGATCCGCGACGCCGCACGACGGGTGGAGGCGCTGCCGCCCACCGAACCGCGGGTGCTGCAAATCCGCGCGCTGGTGCTGGGCACCGCGATGGACTGGCTGGAAAATCACGAGGCCAGCACCAATCACATCCTCGGTTACCCGTTCACCAGGCACGGACTGCGCCTTGGGGTCGAGGCGTCGCTGCGCAGCCTGGCGCGCGTCGCCCCCACCCAGGCACACCGTTACACCTTGGTCGACATGGCCAACCGGGTGCGGCCCACAAGCACGTTCTAG